One region of Roseovarius faecimaris genomic DNA includes:
- a CDS encoding component of SufBCD complex: MDWYESVFELIDMRSFSNLWFWIALAVLWSSVSHWVLGVPWDMVLRARKEGEGEAVEDLQAMVRINVNRILYIAGQSGLLITGFACFALTMMAILGFFYRNEFAQALFLLGFPMSIVGLLSVATARKIRVEEPAGEALYKRLVKHRIITQGIGMLSIFVTAIWGMLQNMTASVLF; this comes from the coding sequence TTGGACTGGTACGAAAGCGTCTTTGAACTGATCGATATGCGCAGCTTCTCGAACCTGTGGTTCTGGATCGCGCTGGCGGTGCTGTGGTCGTCGGTCAGCCATTGGGTGCTGGGGGTGCCCTGGGACATGGTGCTGCGCGCGCGCAAGGAAGGCGAGGGCGAGGCGGTCGAGGATCTGCAGGCGATGGTGCGGATCAACGTCAACCGCATTCTCTATATCGCCGGGCAATCGGGTCTGCTGATCACCGGGTTTGCGTGTTTTGCGCTGACGATGATGGCGATCCTCGGGTTTTTCTATCGCAATGAGTTTGCCCAGGCGCTGTTTCTGCTGGGCTTTCCGATGAGTATCGTGGGGCTGTTGTCGGTCGCGACCGCGCGCAAGATCCGCGTGGAAGAGCCGGCGGGCGAGGCTCTTTATAAACGGCTGGTCAAGCACCGGATCATCACCCAGGGCATCGGGATGCTGTCGATCTTTGTCACGGCGATCTGGGGGATGTTGCAGAACATGACCGCCAGCGTGCTGTTCTGA
- the hemB gene encoding porphobilinogen synthase, with protein MRPTLGPTPITRLRRTRQSPAIRALVAENTLSAADMIWPVFVREGENVEEPVPSMPGVVRRSVDRVVEAAREAADLGIPAICLFPYTDAANRTEDCAEAWNPENLSNRATRAIKKAVPDIAIMTDVALDPYSDTGHDGFVRDGEIVNDETIEALVKQALSQAEAGVDIIGPSDMMDGRIGAIRQALEAAGHQNVMLLSYAAKYASAFYGPFRDAVGASGALKGDKKTYQMNPANSDEALRCVERDLSEGADMVMVKPGMPYLDICRRVKDTFGAPTFAYQVSGEYAMIKAAALNGWIDGDRAMVESLMAFKRAGCDGVLSYFAPDLARALA; from the coding sequence ATGCGCCCCACCCTTGGCCCCACGCCGATCACCCGTCTGCGCCGCACCCGCCAATCGCCTGCGATTCGCGCACTGGTTGCCGAAAACACCTTGTCGGCCGCCGATATGATCTGGCCGGTTTTCGTGCGTGAAGGCGAGAATGTGGAAGAGCCCGTGCCGTCCATGCCAGGCGTGGTGCGCCGCTCGGTCGACCGCGTGGTCGAGGCCGCGCGCGAGGCGGCTGATCTGGGCATTCCCGCGATCTGCCTCTTTCCCTACACCGATGCGGCAAACCGCACCGAGGATTGCGCCGAGGCCTGGAACCCCGAGAACCTCAGCAACCGCGCCACGCGGGCGATCAAGAAAGCCGTGCCCGACATTGCCATCATGACCGATGTGGCGCTCGACCCCTATTCCGACACCGGTCATGACGGGTTTGTCCGCGACGGAGAGATCGTCAATGACGAAACCATCGAGGCACTGGTCAAACAGGCGCTCAGCCAGGCCGAGGCGGGCGTCGACATCATCGGCCCCTCGGACATGATGGATGGCCGGATCGGCGCCATTCGCCAGGCGCTCGAAGCGGCGGGGCATCAGAATGTCATGCTTCTCAGCTATGCTGCCAAATACGCTTCGGCCTTTTACGGGCCTTTCCGTGACGCGGTGGGGGCCTCCGGCGCGCTCAAGGGCGACAAGAAGACCTATCAGATGAACCCGGCCAATTCCGACGAGGCGCTGCGTTGCGTCGAAAGGGATCTCTCCGAAGGCGCCGATATGGTGATGGTCAAGCCCGGCATGCCCTACCTCGACATCTGCCGCCGCGTGAAGGACACGTTCGGCGCGCCCACATTCGCCTATCAGGTCTCGGGCGAATACGCGATGATCAAGGCCGCCGCACTCAATGGCTGGATCGACGGCGACCGCGCCATGGTCGAAAGCCTGATGGCGTTCAAACGCGCCGGTTGCGACGGCGTGCTCAGCTATTTCGCGCCTGATCTGGCCCGCGCCCTGGCCTGA
- a CDS encoding response regulator, with product MKRTARCLAIEDSLFDQQKILRAASRCNLDVEIDFADTLSKGRAALAVQTYEMILLDNTLPDGRGIDLGCQLASDPRYRDVPIIMVSGWPSPFMWAKAAGSGLRVIEKNEPSYEALGARFREVFAPAEHAAANGRQPAAGTAG from the coding sequence ATGAAACGCACTGCGCGCTGTCTGGCCATCGAGGACAGCCTTTTTGATCAGCAGAAGATTCTGCGTGCCGCCTCACGCTGCAATCTGGATGTGGAGATAGATTTTGCCGACACCCTGTCGAAGGGGCGCGCGGCCCTGGCGGTGCAGACATATGAGATGATCCTGCTGGACAATACCCTGCCTGACGGCCGCGGGATCGACCTGGGCTGTCAGCTGGCCAGCGATCCACGCTATCGCGACGTGCCGATCATCATGGTCTCGGGCTGGCCCTCGCCCTTCATGTGGGCCAAGGCGGCCGGATCCGGGCTCCGGGTGATCGAGAAGAACGAACCAAGCTATGAGGCGCTTGGCGCACGGTTTCGCGAGGTGTTTGCCCCTGCCGAACACGCAGCCGCCAATGGCAGACAACCCGCCGCGGGAACGGCGGGCTGA
- a CDS encoding YSC84-related protein — translation MTDFTRRTFTLGALAATPLLAACGNGVGSDGGPRIDARADTTLNYLFNTYPNTRDLANKAAGMLVMPLVTEAGFIAGGGYGRGALRINGTTVDYYSATKGSVGLQIGAQQFAHVLFFMTEDALSKFRRSSGWAAGADIEYVFNDYGENLRAETTTATSPVVAVIFGQAGLLAGVSLEGMKYTRIIP, via the coding sequence ATGACAGATTTTACGCGACGGACATTCACCCTGGGTGCGTTGGCGGCAACCCCTTTGCTGGCCGCATGTGGCAACGGCGTGGGCAGTGATGGCGGCCCGCGCATCGACGCGCGCGCCGACACGACGCTGAACTACCTTTTCAACACCTACCCCAATACCCGGGATCTGGCGAACAAGGCGGCTGGCATGCTGGTCATGCCGCTGGTCACCGAGGCGGGGTTCATCGCCGGTGGTGGCTATGGGCGCGGCGCGCTCAGGATCAACGGCACCACGGTGGATTACTACTCGGCCACCAAAGGCAGCGTCGGGCTCCAGATCGGGGCACAGCAATTCGCCCATGTGCTGTTTTTCATGACCGAAGATGCGCTCAGCAAATTCCGCCGCTCCTCGGGCTGGGCCGCGGGCGCGGATATCGAATATGTGTTCAACGATTACGGCGAGAACCTGCGCGCCGAGACGACCACGGCGACCTCTCCCGTCGTGGCGGTGATCTTTGGCCAGGCGGGGCTCTTGGCCGGGGTGTCGCTTGAAGGCATGAAATACACCCGGATCATCCCCTGA
- a CDS encoding usg protein: protein MQMSETEMMLKGYGLTTAEFFYRMPDYTHVLNTFIWQDYDIAPDHPRLFEFVEFWQREIEGPLHSVKFTHRKMIAPGEWRNMVGEFTLH from the coding sequence ATGCAGATGAGTGAGACGGAAATGATGCTGAAGGGGTACGGGCTGACCACGGCGGAATTCTTTTACCGGATGCCGGATTATACCCATGTTCTGAATACGTTTATCTGGCAGGATTACGATATTGCGCCGGATCATCCGCGGCTGTTCGAATTTGTCGAGTTCTGGCAGCGCGAGATCGAAGGCCCGCTGCATTCGGTCAAGTTTACCCACCGCAAAATGATCGCGCCCGGCGAATGGCGCAACATGGTGGGGGAGTTCACGCTGCACTGA